Proteins from a genomic interval of Arachis hypogaea cultivar Tifrunner chromosome 10, arahy.Tifrunner.gnm2.J5K5, whole genome shotgun sequence:
- the LOC112714769 gene encoding probable RNA-dependent RNA polymerase 5 isoform X2, with protein MASNNGTEQVVVPLPASVDNLLERICKEQNQSPPDSKVRRKLAEIDEQEALNLLNKISNSKIKSLSAFILYLIKQSTGSSSPSSFPSPSNSPFASSTLSPNGFTGSPTRTMSQHHQNTVGLGSSQAVVTELKRNPLDFYAERREEKMLSPQMVALGELEFRRAFLLLSYIGGESLERLQPDYIRSLKDLPMGRFERTIWQDVGHKYIKDCDRQSYVEWDSSRPHVYQCYVSTDGSLRFKGPIIQNSRTHLQRTLGDDNVLVVKFSEEKSIPKMRITVDEAINLYEKFGKEGIQVGLRLYRFFVFKDGGKEEKKEDPASSSVKCYFVRMKSLSSADERASYILADRKMIEARCLFMHAHTLASVDKYMARFSLLLSKTFKLDIDLASVNVKQIDDEYCLDEKGEKVPDIDGKPRIHTDGTGFISEDLASCCPTNVSKGTAKNKTTKPLMIQCRLFHKGSAIKGTLVVNHTLPPRTIQVRDSMIKVKTDKELANAPSIDSLEVVGTSNHPNRSFLSKYLIALLSYGGVPNEYFIEVLKDNLKDVDQIFSNKRAAFRVALNHGEMDDYTALRMILCGIPIEEPHLQFQLSVFAKEEMKKLRGGKIYIPDSFYLMGTVDPTGKLERNQVCVIHENGPITGEVLVYRNPGLHFGDIHRMDAVPVEELKSYVGDSKYAIFFPCVGPRSVADEIAGGDFDGDKYWVSQNSELLKYFRQSDPWMETRPEEPYDKEPHDKEPSVKEPRDMSSEEFEEQLFRLYLKTRFEPSNAIGVAAESWMALMDRFLTIRNEEEKERVKENIIRLVNIYYMALDAPKKSGRKIEVPKELSAELFPHYMEKEKSFTSTSVLGMIYDEVLRWQHKEDSAIEIKKLPCFDIEVPKTSLENWRNLYEEYKSDMTAALRDKENDKDASKEKADEVIKYYKQKLYGGADNMEDSARDINDIYNDALAVYNVTYDHAMAVKQVGKCRFAWMVAGSPLCSLYNLKQDEKAFVVSLSVLREIG; from the exons ATGGCGAGTAACAATGGAACAGAGCAAGTAGTGGTGCCTCTTCCAGCTTCGGTGGACAATCTTCTAGAGCGCATCTGCAAGGAACAGAACCAGAGTCCTCCAGATTCTAAAGTCAGGCGCAAGCTCGCTGAAATTGACGAGCAAGAAGCCCTTAATTTACTAAACAAAATCTCAAACTCCAAAATCAAGTCTCTAAGCGCATTCATACTTTACTTGATCAAACAATCAACTGGCTCATCATCCCCATCTTCATTTCCTTCTCCGTCGAACTCCCCTTTTGCTTCTTCTACTCTCTCTCCCAACGGTTTCACCGGTTCACCTACGCGCACGATGAGCCAGCACCACCAAA ATACAGTTGGTTTAGGCAGTTCTCAGGCCGTTGTTACAGAACTTAAACGAAACCCCTTGGATTTTTATgctgaaagaagagaagagaaaatgcTTAGTCCACAGATGGTGGCACTTGGAGAATTGGAGTTCAGAAGGGCCTTTCTGCTGTTGAGTTACATTGGAGG GGAGAGTCTTGAGAGACTTCAACCGGACTATATTAGAAGCTTGAAAGATTTGCCTATGGGAAGGTTTGAGAGAACAATATGGCAAGATGTGGGGCATAAATATATAAAGGATTGCGATCGGCAATCG TATGTTGAATGGGATTCTAGTAGGCCACATGTATATCAATGCTATGTTTCTACGGATGGGAGCTTAAGATTCAAG GGTCCTATTATACAGAACTCAAGAACACACCTACAGAGAACGTTAGGGGATGACAATGTTTTAGTTGTTAAATTCTCCGAGGAGAAAAGTATCCCAAAGATGCGAATCACTGTTGATGAGGCTATCAACCTGTATGAGAAGTTTGGAAAGGAAGGGATCCAAGTTGGCCTTAGATTATATCGCTTTTTTG TTTTTAAAGATGGTggaaaggaagagaagaaggagGACCCAGCATCGTCCTCTGTAAAGTGTTATTTTGTTAGGATGAAGTCACTTTCTTCTGCTGATGAGAGGGCATCGTACATTCTGGCAGATCGGAAAATGATCGAAGCTAGATGTTTGTTTATGCATGCTCACACGTTAGCTAGTGTGGATAAGTATATGGCTAG ATTCTCTCTTCTTCTATCAAAGACATTCAAACTTGACATTGACTTGGCTAGTGTGAATGTTAAGCAAATTGATGATGAATATTGCCTG gatgaaaaaggagaaaaagttCCCGATATAGATGGCAAACCGCGTATTCACACAGATGGAACTGGGTTCATCTCAGAAGACTTGGCGTCGTGCTGCCCTACCAATGTAtctaaaggaactgccaaaaataaaacCACGAAG CCTTTGATGATCCAGTGCCGTCTCTTCCACAAGGGTTCTGCAATTAAAGGCACACTTGTGGTTAATCATACG CTTCCTCCTAGGACAATCCAGGTTCGGGATTCAATGATTAAAGTTAAGACTGACAAAGAACTTGCAAATGCTCCAAGCATAGATTCGTTAGAAGTGGTGGGAACGAG CAATCACCCAAATCGGTCATTCTTGTCTAAATATCTCATTGCACTTCTAAGCTATGGTGGAGTTCCAAATGAATACTTCATAGAAGTACTTAAGGATAATCTGAAAGATGTTGACCAAATCTTCTCTAATAAGCGCGCTGCTTTTAGAG TTGCTCTAAACCATGGTGAGATGGATGACTACACTGCGTTGCGAATGATCTTATGTGGGATTCCTATTGAAGAGCCACATTTGCAGTTTCAATTGTCCGTATTTGCAAAGGAGGAAATGAAGAAGCTTAGAGGAGGGAAGATCTATATACCGGATTCTTTCTATTTGATGGGGACTGTTGATCCTACTGGAAAATTAGAAAGAAATCAAGTTTGTGTAATTCA TGAAAATGGCCCAATTACAGGGGAGGTGTTAGTTTACAGAAATCCAGGTTTACATTTTGGGGACATTCACAGAATGGATGCGGTACCTGTGGAGGAACTAAAATCTTATGTTGGCGATAGCAAGTATGCAATTTTCTTCCCGTGTGTTGGCCCTCGCTCTGTGGCAGATGAGATTGCCGGAGGCGATTTTGATGGAGACAAGTACTGGGTTTCACAAAATTCTGAG CTATTAAAATACTTCAGACAGAGTGATCCTTGGATGGAAACTCGACCTGAAGAGCCTTATGATAAAGAACCACATGATAAAGAACCAAGTGTTAAAGAACCACGTGATATGTCTTCTGAGGAATTTGAGGAACAGCTTTTTAGACTATACCTAAAGACTCGATTTGAACCAAG CAATGCAATAGGTGTGGCTGCTGAGAGCTGGATGGCACTTATGGATCGATTTTTGACCATAAGAAATGAAGAGGAGAAGGAACGAGTGAAGGAAAACATAATTAGATtggttaatatatattatatggcATTGGATGCCCCGAAGAAAAGTGGTCGAAAG ATTGAAGTCCCAAAAGAGTTGTCGGCAGAATTGTTCCCACATTatatggaaaaggagaaatcaTTCACTTCAACCTCTGTGTTAGGAATGATATATGATGAGGTTCTCAGATGGCAACATAAAGAAGATTCTGCAATAG AAATAAAAAAACTCCCTTGTTTTGATATTGAAGTACCTAAAACAAGTTTGGAAAATTGGCGAAATTTATatgaggagtataagagtgatatgaCTGCTGCCTTAAGAGACAAAGAAAATgacaaagatgcttccaaagagaAGGCAGATGAAGTCATCAAATATTATAAGCAG AAACTGTATGGTGGTGCTGACAATATGGAAGATAGTGCAAGAGACATAAATGATATTTATAATGATGCTTTGGCTGTGTATAATGTTACTTATGACCATGCCATGGCAGTGAAGCAAGTTGGTAAATGCAGATTTGCATGGATGGTTGCAGGTTCACCTCTATGCAGTCTTTATAACCTTAAACAAGATGAAAAGGCTTTTGTGGTTTCCCTCTCTGTATTGCGTGAGATTGGATGA
- the LOC112714769 gene encoding probable RNA-dependent RNA polymerase 5 isoform X1 produces MASNNGTEQVVVPLPASVDNLLERICKEQNQSPPDSKVRRKLAEIDEQEALNLLNKISNSKIKSLSAFILYLIKQSTGSSSPSSFPSPSNSPFASSTLSPNGFTGSPTRTMSQHHQTTDTVGLGSSQAVVTELKRNPLDFYAERREEKMLSPQMVALGELEFRRAFLLLSYIGGESLERLQPDYIRSLKDLPMGRFERTIWQDVGHKYIKDCDRQSYVEWDSSRPHVYQCYVSTDGSLRFKGPIIQNSRTHLQRTLGDDNVLVVKFSEEKSIPKMRITVDEAINLYEKFGKEGIQVGLRLYRFFVFKDGGKEEKKEDPASSSVKCYFVRMKSLSSADERASYILADRKMIEARCLFMHAHTLASVDKYMARFSLLLSKTFKLDIDLASVNVKQIDDEYCLDEKGEKVPDIDGKPRIHTDGTGFISEDLASCCPTNVSKGTAKNKTTKPLMIQCRLFHKGSAIKGTLVVNHTLPPRTIQVRDSMIKVKTDKELANAPSIDSLEVVGTSNHPNRSFLSKYLIALLSYGGVPNEYFIEVLKDNLKDVDQIFSNKRAAFRVALNHGEMDDYTALRMILCGIPIEEPHLQFQLSVFAKEEMKKLRGGKIYIPDSFYLMGTVDPTGKLERNQVCVIHENGPITGEVLVYRNPGLHFGDIHRMDAVPVEELKSYVGDSKYAIFFPCVGPRSVADEIAGGDFDGDKYWVSQNSELLKYFRQSDPWMETRPEEPYDKEPHDKEPSVKEPRDMSSEEFEEQLFRLYLKTRFEPSNAIGVAAESWMALMDRFLTIRNEEEKERVKENIIRLVNIYYMALDAPKKSGRKIEVPKELSAELFPHYMEKEKSFTSTSVLGMIYDEVLRWQHKEDSAIEIKKLPCFDIEVPKTSLENWRNLYEEYKSDMTAALRDKENDKDASKEKADEVIKYYKQKLYGGADNMEDSARDINDIYNDALAVYNVTYDHAMAVKQVGKCRFAWMVAGSPLCSLYNLKQDEKAFVVSLSVLREIG; encoded by the exons ATGGCGAGTAACAATGGAACAGAGCAAGTAGTGGTGCCTCTTCCAGCTTCGGTGGACAATCTTCTAGAGCGCATCTGCAAGGAACAGAACCAGAGTCCTCCAGATTCTAAAGTCAGGCGCAAGCTCGCTGAAATTGACGAGCAAGAAGCCCTTAATTTACTAAACAAAATCTCAAACTCCAAAATCAAGTCTCTAAGCGCATTCATACTTTACTTGATCAAACAATCAACTGGCTCATCATCCCCATCTTCATTTCCTTCTCCGTCGAACTCCCCTTTTGCTTCTTCTACTCTCTCTCCCAACGGTTTCACCGGTTCACCTACGCGCACGATGAGCCAGCACCACCAAA CTACAGATACAGTTGGTTTAGGCAGTTCTCAGGCCGTTGTTACAGAACTTAAACGAAACCCCTTGGATTTTTATgctgaaagaagagaagagaaaatgcTTAGTCCACAGATGGTGGCACTTGGAGAATTGGAGTTCAGAAGGGCCTTTCTGCTGTTGAGTTACATTGGAGG GGAGAGTCTTGAGAGACTTCAACCGGACTATATTAGAAGCTTGAAAGATTTGCCTATGGGAAGGTTTGAGAGAACAATATGGCAAGATGTGGGGCATAAATATATAAAGGATTGCGATCGGCAATCG TATGTTGAATGGGATTCTAGTAGGCCACATGTATATCAATGCTATGTTTCTACGGATGGGAGCTTAAGATTCAAG GGTCCTATTATACAGAACTCAAGAACACACCTACAGAGAACGTTAGGGGATGACAATGTTTTAGTTGTTAAATTCTCCGAGGAGAAAAGTATCCCAAAGATGCGAATCACTGTTGATGAGGCTATCAACCTGTATGAGAAGTTTGGAAAGGAAGGGATCCAAGTTGGCCTTAGATTATATCGCTTTTTTG TTTTTAAAGATGGTggaaaggaagagaagaaggagGACCCAGCATCGTCCTCTGTAAAGTGTTATTTTGTTAGGATGAAGTCACTTTCTTCTGCTGATGAGAGGGCATCGTACATTCTGGCAGATCGGAAAATGATCGAAGCTAGATGTTTGTTTATGCATGCTCACACGTTAGCTAGTGTGGATAAGTATATGGCTAG ATTCTCTCTTCTTCTATCAAAGACATTCAAACTTGACATTGACTTGGCTAGTGTGAATGTTAAGCAAATTGATGATGAATATTGCCTG gatgaaaaaggagaaaaagttCCCGATATAGATGGCAAACCGCGTATTCACACAGATGGAACTGGGTTCATCTCAGAAGACTTGGCGTCGTGCTGCCCTACCAATGTAtctaaaggaactgccaaaaataaaacCACGAAG CCTTTGATGATCCAGTGCCGTCTCTTCCACAAGGGTTCTGCAATTAAAGGCACACTTGTGGTTAATCATACG CTTCCTCCTAGGACAATCCAGGTTCGGGATTCAATGATTAAAGTTAAGACTGACAAAGAACTTGCAAATGCTCCAAGCATAGATTCGTTAGAAGTGGTGGGAACGAG CAATCACCCAAATCGGTCATTCTTGTCTAAATATCTCATTGCACTTCTAAGCTATGGTGGAGTTCCAAATGAATACTTCATAGAAGTACTTAAGGATAATCTGAAAGATGTTGACCAAATCTTCTCTAATAAGCGCGCTGCTTTTAGAG TTGCTCTAAACCATGGTGAGATGGATGACTACACTGCGTTGCGAATGATCTTATGTGGGATTCCTATTGAAGAGCCACATTTGCAGTTTCAATTGTCCGTATTTGCAAAGGAGGAAATGAAGAAGCTTAGAGGAGGGAAGATCTATATACCGGATTCTTTCTATTTGATGGGGACTGTTGATCCTACTGGAAAATTAGAAAGAAATCAAGTTTGTGTAATTCA TGAAAATGGCCCAATTACAGGGGAGGTGTTAGTTTACAGAAATCCAGGTTTACATTTTGGGGACATTCACAGAATGGATGCGGTACCTGTGGAGGAACTAAAATCTTATGTTGGCGATAGCAAGTATGCAATTTTCTTCCCGTGTGTTGGCCCTCGCTCTGTGGCAGATGAGATTGCCGGAGGCGATTTTGATGGAGACAAGTACTGGGTTTCACAAAATTCTGAG CTATTAAAATACTTCAGACAGAGTGATCCTTGGATGGAAACTCGACCTGAAGAGCCTTATGATAAAGAACCACATGATAAAGAACCAAGTGTTAAAGAACCACGTGATATGTCTTCTGAGGAATTTGAGGAACAGCTTTTTAGACTATACCTAAAGACTCGATTTGAACCAAG CAATGCAATAGGTGTGGCTGCTGAGAGCTGGATGGCACTTATGGATCGATTTTTGACCATAAGAAATGAAGAGGAGAAGGAACGAGTGAAGGAAAACATAATTAGATtggttaatatatattatatggcATTGGATGCCCCGAAGAAAAGTGGTCGAAAG ATTGAAGTCCCAAAAGAGTTGTCGGCAGAATTGTTCCCACATTatatggaaaaggagaaatcaTTCACTTCAACCTCTGTGTTAGGAATGATATATGATGAGGTTCTCAGATGGCAACATAAAGAAGATTCTGCAATAG AAATAAAAAAACTCCCTTGTTTTGATATTGAAGTACCTAAAACAAGTTTGGAAAATTGGCGAAATTTATatgaggagtataagagtgatatgaCTGCTGCCTTAAGAGACAAAGAAAATgacaaagatgcttccaaagagaAGGCAGATGAAGTCATCAAATATTATAAGCAG AAACTGTATGGTGGTGCTGACAATATGGAAGATAGTGCAAGAGACATAAATGATATTTATAATGATGCTTTGGCTGTGTATAATGTTACTTATGACCATGCCATGGCAGTGAAGCAAGTTGGTAAATGCAGATTTGCATGGATGGTTGCAGGTTCACCTCTATGCAGTCTTTATAACCTTAAACAAGATGAAAAGGCTTTTGTGGTTTCCCTCTCTGTATTGCGTGAGATTGGATGA